One part of the Silurus meridionalis isolate SWU-2019-XX chromosome 26, ASM1480568v1, whole genome shotgun sequence genome encodes these proteins:
- the LOC124379589 gene encoding paired amphipathic helix protein Sin3a-like, translated as MKLLSDHQETASGSQRRNLRGFHHGVGAAGSSGLQVPLSQSSGGHEDSPAVHTGAYNHSPMVLPTGAGGGQGHSHVPPASVPTPDQQQSRRLRVEDALSYLDQVKFQSRDQPQVYNDFLDIMKEFKSRSINIPGVIIRVSQLFKDHPDLIMSFNTFLPPGYRTEVQTTHMVRVMTPGQIHHITPRGVSVQILPITQPTFHSDHSIRLLKREM; from the exons ATGAAGCTGCTCTCAGACCACCAGGAAACAGCATCTGGGTCTCAGCGGCGGAACCTCAGAGGCTTTCATCACGGTGTTGGTGCCGCCGGATCTTCCGGACTTCAA GTGCCCTTGTCTCAGAGCTCTGGAGGACACGAAGACAGTCCCGCAGTGCACACCGGCGCATATAATCACAGCCCCATGGTCTTGCCTACAGGGGCTGGCGGAGGTCAGGGTCACTCTCATGTCCCACCTGCTTCGGTTCCAACACCAGACCAGCAGCAGTCCCGAAGGCTCAGG GTGGAAGACGCTCTTTCCTACCTTGATCAAGTGAAATTCCAATCCAGAGATCAACCTCAAGTTTACAACGACTTCCTGGATATAATGAAAGAGTTTAAATCTCGAAG TATCAATATACCAGGCGTGATTATCAGAGTGTCACAGCTATTCAAGGACCATCCTGACCTCATCATGAGCTTTAATACCTTCCTGCCCCCTGGCTACAGGACAGAAGTGCAGACTACCCACATGGTGAGGGTAATGACCCCTGGCCAGATCCACCACATCACGCCACGTGGCGTTTCGGTGCAGATCCTCCCGATTACACAGCCGACTTTTCACTCCGACCATTCGATAAGGCTGTTAAAACGTGAAATGTGA